A stretch of Henckelia pumila isolate YLH828 chromosome 4, ASM3356847v2, whole genome shotgun sequence DNA encodes these proteins:
- the LOC140863039 gene encoding ABC transporter G family member STR2-like — protein MKNANNHKPEMVIDIGKAANFTGGMEFSNLTYTVIKKQKDVNGKWTKREADLLHDITGYAPKGCITAVMGPSGAGKSTFLDGLAGRIASGSLMGRVSLDGVDVNPSLIKRTSAYIMQDDRLFPMLTVYETLMFAADFRLGSVSRDEKRERVEKLIEQLGLTTSVNTYIGDEGMRGISGGERRRVSIGVDIIHGPSLLFLDEPTSGLDSTSAHSVIEKVHDIARSGSTVILTIHQPSSRIQLLLDHLVILARGQLMYQGSPKDVNLHLGRMGRKVPKGENPIEYFIDVVQEYDQSELGVEVLAEFALTGVKPPLLVDNEDTSASTVVPTLPLPLTQRTNQLVAEGGGYRSNRRYRLQTAHKNEKDFDHSVKSQSNRSNSWSVNQSMTFTPTRNHADHRALTQRSLSPGYTYSSDILHGTPTPHSSEYTVNEDDYRTDSIIHPDTISKYHNLGPKFANSFFPEIWVLMRRNFINIRRTPELFLSRLLVLTIMGFMMATMFWHPKGDDQGITNRISFFIFTVCLFFFSSNDAVPAFIQERYIFIRETSHNAYRASSYTIAGLITYLPFLALQASVYAIIVWFPLKLHGPFWYFLLVLYMSLLSTNSFVVFVSSVVPNYILGYAAVIAFTALFFLFCGYFANSNEIPTYWKWMHYVSTMTYPYEGLLMNEYQTGQPFGGHSGFEILELLAIGTKKYLKWHKVYIMLGWAVLYRVLFYVVLRFFSKNQRT, from the exons ATGAAAAATGCTAATAATCATAAACCGGAGATGGTGATAGATATTGGGAAGGCGGCGAATTTTACAGGGGGAATGGAGTTTTCCAACCTTACATATACTGTGATCAAGAAACAGAAGGATGTTAATGGGAAATGGACCAAGCGTGAAGCTGATTTGTTGCATGACATAACTGGATATGCCCCGAAAGGGTGCATCACGGCTGTTATGGGTCCTAGTGGTGCCGGAAAATCGACGTTTTTAGATGGCTTGGCTGGAAGAATCGCCAGCGGAAGCCTTATGGGACGTGTGTCGTTGGATGGTGTTGACGTGAACCCGAGCTTGATTAAGAGGACGTCGGCGTATATAATGCAAGATGACAGGCTGTTTCCTATGCTTACTGTTTATGAAACTCTCATGTTTGCTGCAGATTTTAGGTTGGGATCAGTCTCTAGAGATGAGAAAAGGGAACGTGTCGAAAAGTTAATCGAACAGCTCGGTTTAACT ACGTCTGTAAACACTTATATAGGCGATGAAGGGATGAGAGGCATCTCGGGGGGTGAGCGTCGCAGGGTTTCAATAGGAGTGGACATCATACATGGACCTTCCCTTTTATTCCTGGATGAGCCTACTTCAGGACTAGACTCAACCAGTGCTCATAGTGTGATCGAAAAGGTCCACGACATAGCACGTTCTGGAAGCACGGTCATCCTCACAATACACCAGCCCTCATCCCGTATTCAGCTTTTGCTCGACCACCTCGTAATCTTGGCTCGAGGGCAGCTCATGTACCAGGGCTCACCCAAGGATGTCAACCTCCACTTAGGCCGGATGGGGCGTAAAGTCCCCAAAGGTGAAAACCCAATCGAGTACTTCATTGATGTTGTGCAAGAGTATGATCAGTCAGAGCTCGGAGTGGAGGTGTTGGCGGAGTTTGCTTTAACTGGGGTGAAGCCACCCCTTCTGGTTGACAATGAGGATACATCTGCTTCAACTGTTGTTCCCACCTTGCCTTTGCCTCTAACTCAGAGAACCAACCAACTGGTAGCAGAGGGAGGTGGATACAGGTCGAATAGACGGTACCGTCTGCAAACGGCACATAAGAACGAGAAGGATTTTGATCACAGTGTGAAAAGCCAGTCGAATCGGTCAAATTCTTGGAGTGTTAATCAGTCAATGACCTTTACCCCAACTAGGAATCATGCTGATCACAGAGCCCTGACTCAAAGGAG TCTATCTCCAGGATATACATACTCAAGCGACATCCTGCACGGCACACCAACCCCTCATAGCAGCGAATACACGGTGAATGAAGACGACTACCGAACAGATAGCATTATCCACCCGGACACCATCTCAAAGTACCATAACTTGGGCCCGAAATTTGCCAACTCCTTCTTCCCAGAGATATGGGTACTAATGCGCCGCAACTTCATCAACATCAGGCGGACCCCCGAGCTCTTCCTATCCCGACTTCTAGTTCTAACCATAATGGGCTTCATGATGGCCACCATGTTCTGGCACCCTAAAGGCGATGACCAAGGCATCACAAATAGGATAAGCTTCTTCATATTCACGGTCTgcctcttcttcttctcctcCAACGACGCTGTCCCAGCTTTCATCCAAGAACGCTACATCTTCATCCGTGAGACATCCCACAATGCATATCGAGCCTCATCCTATACCATAGCAGGACTGATCACCTACCTTCCTTTCCTTGCCCTTCAGGCATCGGTTTACGCTATAATTGTCTGGTTCCCATTGAAACTCCACGGCCCGTTTTGGTACTTCTTGCTAGTCCTCTACATGTCTCTCCTCTCAACAAACTCTTTCGTGGTGTTTGTAAGCTCAGTCGTGCCCAATTACATCCTCGGATATGCAGCTGTGATTGCATTCACTGCACTTTTCTTCTTATTCTGCGGATACTTTGCGAATAGCAATGAAATTCCAACGTACTGGAAATGGATGCACTATGTTTCAACTATGACTTACCCGTACGAGGGGCTGCTGATGAATGAGTATCAAACCGGCCAGCCTTTTGGTGGGCACAGTGGGTTCGAGATATTGGAACTTCTTGCAATTGGTACTAAGAAGTATCTGAAATGGCATAAGGTGTATATAATGCTGGGATGGGCTGTTTTGTACAGAGTTCTTTTCTATGTTGTTCTGCGTTTCTTTTCCAAGAATCAAAGGACTTAA
- the LOC140863040 gene encoding uncharacterized protein produces MMSRGVINHCCSCSPKITVIWLISAFTFYVFFQMALRNSSSHDDSNPDRPAISAPSSISNAEQRSILYAKMAKDLDENGAVFLRQGETSQSLSLTDLFTLKDGNVTPVLKAANPPVRANVLHLSPECSIPISEAVKNIFLSYFGKAIWFQNSSMYHFSMFHASHHISPVPATESEIEGEANSIKIVAETICPLNIFLDRVVLTSTGVLLGCWQMVTGTDPASIRAKLKTALPRAPEKQLYNEVILHTSFARLLGHPNNLPEDGENVSGLQIFHELVNKVNNQLRGMKATVSELWYVEEYDVLALALNGKMKIRKFHFSCSNA; encoded by the exons ATGATGAGCAGAGGGGTAATTAATCACTGTTGTTCTTGCTCACCAAAGATTACTGTAATTTGGTTGATTTCCGCGTTTACTTTCTACGTTTTCTTCCAAATGGCGCTACGCAATTCTTCATCTCATGATGACAGTAATCCTGATCGGCCCGCCATTTCAG CACCTTCTTCAATTTCAAATGCTGAGCAGAGATCCATACTATATGCAAAGATGGCGAAAGATCTGGATGAGAATGGAGCCGTTTTTCTTCGACAAGGAGAAACTTCTCAGTCTTTGTCACTAACAGATCTTTTTACATTGAAGGATGGAAATGTGACACCTGTTCTTAAG GCTGCAAACCCTCCAGTGCGAGCGAATGTTCTGCATCTAAGTCCTGAGTGCTCTATTCCAATATC GGAAGCGGTGAAGAATATATTCTTATCGTACTTTGGCAAAG CAATTTGGTTTCAGAACTCTAGTATGTACCACTTTAGTATGTTTCATGCCTCACATCACATATCTCCGGTGCCTGCCACAGAATCCGAG ATTGAAGGCGAAGCAAATTCCATAAAAATTGTTGCAGAGACTATATGCCCCTTAAATATTTTCCTGGATCGTGTGGTTTTGACCTCTACAGGCGTACTACTAGGTTGTTGGCAG ATGGTCACTGGAACCGATCCTGCGAGCATTCGTGCAAAACTAAAAACTGCTCTACCACGCGCTCCAGAGAAGCAGCTT TATAATGAGGTGATACTTCATACGTCATTCGCGAGGCTTCTAGGGCACCCCAACAACTTGCCAGAG GATGGAGAAAATGTGTCCGGACTCCAAATTTTCCACGAGCTTGTAAACAAAGTAAACAACCAACTTCGTGGAATGAAG GCAACTGTCTCCGAACTCTGGTACGTGGAGGAATACGACGTGCTCGCTCTCGCACTTAACGGAAAGATGAAGATCCGCAAGTTTCATTTCAGCTGTTCCAACGCTTAA
- the LOC140862177 gene encoding putative late blight resistance protein homolog R1A-10 — protein MDDMWHKEAWDNIKRLLPDDNEGSRVLLTTRLSEVATHANWFSPDHHHMRLLNENEGWKLLCSKIFGDGRFIPELEAVGKEIVRSCKGLPLSIVVVSGLLSNISRTQREWGYIAKNLNQILISKDSHCTKVFSLSYDHMPHHLKACFLYTGVYPQDFEIPMSKLIKLWIAEGFIKMNSSKSLEEVGEEYLEDLVSRNLVMVGEKRFNGKIKSCIVHDLLKEWCSSKALDEKFIHTLNANIYYCQEIAKDPRRLCIRKLDSTDEARADILRTIGTFSLVRSLVSQSKPHDELWCCKLLRVLDLSNVDLEFFPSGIIDLIHLRYVYLCCELCNGIHISKYLPDSLRDLQTLIIRQRCIDSSVYLPRGIWGMRHLRHLQFGTCCFPHPLEGDKNLVLENLQTLSYVSGSSCTEEFIKRIPNAKKLGIRVKTRDEQKAFSLRHLMNLHKLEILKCIVEPTSCIIISKDLTLPKNLIKLTLSGTKISWKDMPIVGSLPNLEVLKLKNNAFQGLEWEPIKGEFCRYEVSTY, from the coding sequence ATGGATGACATGTGGCATAAAGAGGCATGGGATAACATAAAAAGACTACTTCCCGATGACAACGAGGGGAGTCGGGTCTTGTTGACTACTCGGCTATCTGAGGTTGCTACCCATGCAAACTGGTTTAGCCCTGATCATCATCACATGCGTCTCTTGAACGAAAACGAAGGCTGGAAGCTGCTTTGTTCCAAGATTTTTGGGGATGGACGTTTCATTCCTGAGCTTGAGGCAGTTGGGAAGGAGATTGTACGAAGTTGCAAGGGACTTCCACTTTCAATTGTTGTAGTGAGTGGTCTGTTGTCCAATATCTCAAGAACACAGAGAGAATGGGGATACATTGCGAAAAATCTAAACCAAATTTTAATTTCGAAAGATAGTCACTGCACTAAGGTTTTCTCTTTAAGTTACGACCATATGCCGCATCATTTGAAAGCATGTTTCCTCTATACGGGAGTTTATCCCCAAGATTTCGAAATACCAATGTCAAAGCTCATCAAATTATGGATTGCTGAGGGATTCATCAAAATGAATAGCTCGAAAAGCTTGGAAGAGGTGGGAGAGGAGTATTTGGAAGATCTGGTGTCAAGAAATCTTGTTATGGTTGGAGAGAAGAGATTCAATGGGAAAATTAAATCGTGCATTGTCCACGATCTGTTAAAGGAGTGGTGCTCGAGTAAAGCGCTAGATGAGAAGTTTATTCATACCTTAAATGCCAACATCTATTACTGTCAAGAAATCGCCAAGGATCCACGTCGCCTATGCATTCGTAAATTAGATTCTACCGATGAAGCTCGAGCAGACATCCTCAGAACTATAGGAACTTTTTCACTTGTCCGTTCTCTTGTATCCCAGAGTAAACCTCACGACGAATTATGGTGTTGTAAACTTCTCAGGGTACTGGACTTGTCTAATGTAGATTTGGAGTTTTTCCCTTCTGGAATAATCGACCTCATACACTTGAGGTATGTTTATCTCTGCTGTGAGCTTTGTAATGGCATTCATATTTCCAAATATCTACCCGATTCTCTAAGGGATCTTCAAACCTTGATTATTCGCCAAAGATGCATTGATTCATCAGTGTATCTACCACGAGGAATCTGGGGGATGCGACATTTAAGGCATCTCCAGTTCGGAACATGTTGTTTTCCTCATCCACTAGAGGGTGACAAGAATCTGGTTCTCGAAAACCTTCAAACGCTTTCATATGTAAGTGGTTCAAGCTGTACAGAGGAGTTCATCAAAAGAATTCCAAATGCAAAGAAACTAGGGATCCGAGTTAAGACACGAGATGAGCAAAAGGCCTTTTCTCTTAGACATTTGATGAACCTACATAAGCTTGAAATACTGAAATGCATTGTTGAACCAACATCATGTATTATCATTTCAAAGGACCTTACTCtgcctaaaaatctcataaagtTGACCTTAAGTGGTACCAAAATCTCTTGGAAAGATATGCCTATAGTTGGCTCGTTGCCTAATCTTGAAGTTCTGAAGCTGAAAAACAATGCATTTCAAGGTTTGGAGTGGGAACCGATAAAAGGTGAGTTTTGTCGATATGAAGTCTCTACTTATTGA